A window of the Ostrea edulis chromosome 1, xbOstEdul1.1, whole genome shotgun sequence genome harbors these coding sequences:
- the LOC125664355 gene encoding uncharacterized protein LOC125664355, protein MSNLQTLPRTSAYDRRKQFDVCIMTCNDAICYKNHVMTLLSSCKDANLKYFQLILPNNCGVEEQINSAIVTAMIVCKHNEKELKIYYRQIQTRTTVITGSIGRVKPQNFKNIISNVENEARMCRLFDEIRRTVSDYSVYDDVRQENPYAQGIVDGTDPVMAQTITGGAAEETFKKQASTPTPMSLDVFKNRRFDLADDKHNRNSSATDNLHVITELTKEDEYGYTALHHINRVQVKHVSSRDKFIETKSLMCSDSHSGSFVYDEYILPTGKYDENLEMNDIVLMYNRGNCNDSSDFEKYIVTSVMRKCLTCRNFRGLVSLLKCQKRSIQLNAFQNIGNLLYTTEARRCNTWDFVHGILELSEIIELWCGDQDLLVLLLHAVLTAFSVLFMAFNSSMDASMKSPVEDICKKVKMKITKVEKLHTTNEILKSVFDHLKRSASCFSVHLDEVSVLRMGNWSDAMKTENNRLKIKDEFPTLSEFEQTTVIYGLLNQVILQPDGNHTGLLDVLHACLKTTLNSKKKDKKDDVSVFYKLLLTTKMIRKILEISSSQVQSCLDILHLYMDNVKVHQAIRRCLLKEISSLLFHRDGQIVQEMFCILSKNNCHTHFDLRQITVSHVEKLLHPLRISIDSDTCDICGNVPIPPHWCRFSGTVNDNKDVNVQILLPSKNCIMKGIMEDYRASSNGKDILKNHETQRDMLHLLCREGMSSNVLPLVGFQCRPLPLFYITQKCTDSMLLSEYLRKKRDEKDWISLPRLCTMAADIINAVIFLHSKGIVHRGLTTASFSISKDEQILLSSLITASEGHFSEFIAECKHIPLRWSAPESILYDRYSPCSDQYMVGQLLYELFTHGCHPYTELYGYKLDDVLQLIVFQNLKPRQWPCIPREIHQIILRFVDSSPQCRASLHDGLQELNDVLARISSTQGYRKRLINAHREDIKYPDLDSSLPKEPQKELPDLIKQLKSEKENPVKSYANLRKTWRKPRTILAVSEADITSSDTPSIQQQGQKLKVQEPISQKFLEVSFTELSKSSLQDVLNVTKWPPDLERKDPYTLHFSCNTGETLSQLSLSRCYGDPDNQENNAKYTLIIHHLVQFIYSLHDRGWLSRDICCRHLYYDLQKHKVFSPRLGRMVYLYPDQILDDSVIDEVFPDRRNWYPLETLQHGQYSREGDVYMLAMAIYEFYMGLEINMENPMSSSMNCVPFCKIPKRELIEHILSGEVPQQPVYCPKDLYEVMMKCWNRDRTQRPTCTEILQTTTKLIFQSEDMMDDDFCEEQYEELPEPPLPPRNPECLPSGPSDPEPCVPNNGVQSYSLPREYPIFGQFTRPLIPSRFDTQTKMNPLYRSGFDRTDSKRSNIRKSSHWTMGRMCSEEVSFEEISSINSDSTLSIANSSSDSDFSFANSRSSGCEIPSMGSRSSLTTANTSVEYYNSAQEDDTSRTLENIPIYTREIVRHDYMEVLPEMTNVDNEDIASNITRFTDSAQGIYNDFDKEEQDFDYLHPTYK, encoded by the exons ATGTCCAACCTGCAAACTTTGCCAAGAACATCAGCGTATGATAGACGCAAACAATTTGATGTCTGTATTATGACGTGTAATGACGCAATATGCTACAAAAACCACGTCATGACGCTGCTATCGTCCTGTAAGGACGCCAACCTAAAGTATTTCCAATTAATCTTGCCAAACAATTGTGGTGTTGAAGAACAGATTAACTCAGCCATTGTAACGGCAATGATTGTCTGCAAACACAACGAAAAAGAGTTAAAGATTTACTATAGACAAATACAGACGAGGACCACTGTTATCACGGGAAGCATTGGCAGAGTCAAACCGcagaatttcaaaaatattatatcaaatgttgAAAACGAGGCCAGAATGTGCAGACTTTTTGATGAGATCAGAAGAACTGTGTCAGATTACAGTGTGTACGATGACGTCAGACAAGAAAATCCGTACGCTCAGGGTATTGTGGACGGCACGGATCCTGTGATGGCGCAGACGATCACCGGAGGAGCTGCTGAAGAAACCTTCAAAAAGCAGGCTTCTACCCCCACCCCAATGTCGCTAGACGTTTTTAAAAATCGGCGTTTTGATCTAGCAGACGACAAGCATAATAGAAACAGCAGTGCTACTGACAACTTACACGTCATCACAGAACTTACCAAAGAAGATGAATACGGCTACACGGCTCTCCATCATATCAATAGAGTTCAAGTGAAGCATGTTAGTAGTAGAGACAAATTCATCGAAACAAAATCTCTCATGTGTTCAGACAGTCATTCAGGGTCGTTTGTTTATGATGAATATATCTTACCAACAGGAAAGTACGATG AAAACTTGGAAATGAATGACATTGTCTTGATGTACAACAGAGGTAATTGTAATGATTCGTCTGATTTCGAGAAATATATTGTCACTTCTGTAATGAGAAAATGTTTGACCTGCCGAAATTTCCGGGGTTTGGTCAGTCTTCTGAAGTGTCAGAAGAGAAGTATACAGCTCAACGCCTTCCAAAACATAGGAAATCTGCTGTACACCACAGAAGCTCGACGATGCAACACTTGGGATTTTGTGCATGGGATTTTAGAACTTTCTGAAATTATTGAACTGTGGTGCGGTGATCAGGACCTGCTTGTTCTGCTACTGCACGCAGTGTTGACGGCATTTTCAGTCCTATTTATGGCATTTAACTCAAGCATGGACGCTTCCATGAAATCTCCCGTGGAAGACATTTGTAAAAAAGTAAAGATGAAAATCACCAAAGTTGAAAAACTGCACACCACCAACGAAATACTGAAAAGCGTGTTTGATCATCTGAAAAGGTCGGCATCATGTTTTTCCGTTCATTTGGACGAAGTGTCTGTTCTTCGGATGGGAAATTGGTCGGATGCAATGAAGACCGAAAACAATAGATTAAAGATAAAAGACGAGTTTCCGACACTATCCGAGTTTGAACAAACAACAGTTATATATGGTCTTTTGAACCAG GTGATACTACAGCCTGATGGAAACCACACGGGTCTTCTCGACGTGTTGCATGCCTGCTTAAAGACAACACTGAATTCTAAGAAGAAGGACAAAAAAGACGACGTGTCCGTATTCTACAAGCTGCTGTTGACAACAAAAATGATACGCAAAATTTTGGAGATCTCATCTTCACAGG TGCAGTCTTGCTTGGATATACTACATTTGTACATGGATAATGTCAAAGTTCATCAAGCCATTCGACGATGTCTTTTGAAGGAAATTTCAAGTTTGCTATTCCACAGAGATGGACAGATTGTTCAGGAAATGTTCTGTATACTTTCCAAAAACAACTGCCACACACACTTTGATCTCAGGCAGATTACAGTCTCTCACGTAGAGAAACTACTTCATCCACTACGTATTTCCATTGACAGTGATACCTGTGACATCTGCGGTAACGTCCCAATTCCTCCACATTGGTGCCGGTTTTCGGGTACGGTTAATGATAACAAAGATGTCAATGTTCAAATCCTTCTTCCATCAAAGAACTGCATCATGAAAGGAATCATGGAAGATTACAGGGCAAGCTCGAATGGGAAAGATATTCTGAAAAACCATGAGACACAAAGAGACATGCTGCATTTGTTATGTAGAGAAGGCATGTCATCTAATGTTCTGCCACTGGTTGGTTTTCAGTGTCGACCGTTGCCTTTGTTTTACATTACACAGAAATGTACAGACAGTATGCTGCTTTCGGAGTATCTACGGAAGAAACGAGACGAGAAAGACTGGATATCACTGCCCCGGCTTTGCACGATGGCTGCAGACATTATAAATGCTGTGATTTTCCTCCATTCTAAAGGAATTGTACACCGAGGTCTAACGACGGCTAGTTTTTCAATCAGCAAAGACGAACAGATTCTCCTCTCTAGTTTGATAACCGCGTCTGAGGGCCATTTTTCCGAATTTATAGCAG AATGTAAACATATTCCGCTGAGATGGTCTGCCCCTGAGTCGATTCTATATGATCGGTACAGTCCATGCAGTGATCAGTATATGGTGGGCCAACTTCTATATGAGCTGTTCACTCACGGATGTCACCCCTACACCGAGTTGTATGGGTATAAGCTGGACGATGTATTGCAACTG ATTGTGTTCCAGAATTTGAAACCACGACAATGGCCATGTATTCCTCGAGAAATTCACCAAATCATACTGAGATTTGTAGACTCCAGTCCCCAGTGTAGAGCCTCTTTGCATGACGGCCTTCAAGAGTTGAACGACGTCTTGGCTAGAATATCATCAACTCAGG GTTACAGAAAAAGACTGATAAATGCTCATAGAGAGGATATCAAGTATCCAGATCTGGACTCATCTCTACCAAAGGAACCGCAGAAG GAACTTCCAGACCTTATTAAACAGCTTAAAAGTGAAAAGGAGA ACCCAGTGAAGAGTTACGCCAACCTCCGTAAGACATGGAGAAAACCCCGAACAATTTTAGCCGTTTCAGAAGCAGACATCACATCTAGTGATACTCCAAGCATTCAACAACAG GGCCAGAAATTAAAAGTCCAGGAACCTATTTCGCAGAAGTTTCTCGAAGTCTCCTTCACGGAACTTAGCAAATCTTCTCTCCAGGATGTCCTGAACGTTACAAAATGGCCTCCGGATTTGGAAAGGAAAGACCCATACACGCTG CATTTCAGTTGCAACACTGGAGAGACGCTCTCTCAGCTGTCTTTGAGTAGATGCTATGGTGACCCAGATAATCAGGAAAACAACGCCAAATATACCTTGATTATTCACCATCTTGTCCAGTTTATATATAGTTTACATGATCGTGGCTGGCTGTCACGTGATATTTGTTGCCGCCATCTTTACTATGATTTGCAGAAACATAAG GTATTTTCACCACGACTGGGACGTATGGTGTATCTGTATCCTGACCAAATTTTGGATGACAGCGTTATTGACGAAGTCTTCCCAGATCGTAGGAACTG GTATCCACTTGAAACCTTGCAACACGGACAATATTCTAGAGAGGGGGATGTTTATATGCTCGCAATGGCAATCTATGAATTCTACATGGGGCTTGAGATCAATATGGAGAATCCAATGTCTTCTTCAATGAACTGTGTACCATTTTGTAAAATCCCAAAGAGAGAG TTGATAGAACACATTTTGTCTGGAGAGGTACCTCAGCAGCCTGTGTACTGTCCTAAAGACCTTTATGAAGTGATGATGAAGTGCTGGAACAGAGACAGAACCCAAAGACCTACATGTACCGAAATCCTGCAGACGACCACCAA ATTAATATTCCAAAGTGAAGACATGATGGACGATGATTTCTGTGAAGAGCAATATGAAGAACTTCCGGAACCTCCACTTCCGCCTAGAAATCCCGAATGCCTACCCAGTGGTCCTTCAGATCCAGAACCATGCGTTCCAAACAATGGTGTCCAGTCCTATAGCTTACCACGCGAATACCCAATATTCGGACAGTTTACAAGACCCCTCATCCCATCCAGATTTGATACCCAAACCAAAATGAATCCTTTATACCGCTCTGGATTTGACAGGACAGATTCCAAACGAAGTAATATCAGGAAAAGCAGCCATTGGACAATGGGAAGGATGTGCAGCGAGGAAGTCTCGTTCGAAGAGATTTCCTCAATAAATTCGGATAGCACTTTATCTATCGCTAACTCGAGTTCGGACAGTGACTTTTCTTTCGCAAACTCGAGATCCAGTGGGTGTGAAATTCCCTCAATGGGTTCTAGATCTTCTTTAACAACTGCAAATACATCCGTAGAATATTACAACTCAGCACAAGAAGACGATACATCACGGACACTGGAAAACATCCCGATTTATACACGAGAGATTGTCAGACACGATTACATGGAAGTTCTCCCAGAGATGACTAATGTAGACAATGAGGACATTGCCAGCAATATCACACGATTTACAGACTCTGCTCAGGGCATTTACAACGATTTTGATAAAGAGGAACAAGATTTTGATTATCTTCATCCCACTTATAAATGA
- the LOC125664352 gene encoding uncharacterized protein LOC125664352, which yields MRFWRRSRQTRQFSTFEDNSEVTDFANQYASNLRWNPFYRVNHSGRFHPFHPTPNPFLHRTQEHVPKCLSLVSHSEILTGQRVENFSSECWLQNHLHQFGHSSVHDTLNNNTDPAEEGDDADDVDDDSPVGSDTERNSVTSLNSFEFEFDNDSDLEVERAENELPPDILSYTMAIELPPYNDEPPPSYEEAVAEDERRERRLNSSTRSRDAFLW from the coding sequence ATGCGATTTTGGAGACGGTCgaggcagacgaggcagttTAGCACCTTTGAAGACAATAGTGAGGTCACAGACTTTGCTAACCAGTACGCCAGCAATCTACGGTGGAATCCGTTCTATAGGGTGAACCATTCGGGAAGATTCCATCCATTCCACCCAACTCCCAACCCATTTCTTCACCGGACTCAAGAGCATGTGCCAAAATGCCTGTCTCTTGTCTCCCATTCTGAGATTCTGACGGGACAGCGAGTGGAGAACTTCTCTTCAGAGTGCTGGCTTCAAAATCACCTCCACCAGTTTGGTCATTCCTCTGTTCATGATACCTTAAATAACAACACAGATCCTGCAGAGGAAGGCGATGATGCTGATGATGTTGATGATGATAGCCCGGTGGGCAGTGACACAGAGAGGAACTCTGTGACATCGCTGAATAGTTTCGAGTTTGAGTTTGATAATGACAGTGATTTGGAGGTTGAGAGGGCAGAGAATGAACTGCCACCAGACATTTTAAGCTACACAATGGCCATAGAACTACCACCGTATAACGATGAGCCGCCCCCCAGTTATGAGGAAGCCGTAGCCGAAGACGAGAGGAGGGAGAGACGACTTAACTCCTCAACCAGATCCAGAGACGCCTTCTTGTGGTGA